The segment gttttctttctttcttttctcctttttctagAGGTGCACGTGGGAATGATGCCACTGTGACTGTCCATCACTCACccgtgtgtgtgtgttttcacTCATAAATGAGACTTGTAATTATTACATTCCTAGTGGAAGGTTTTCAGATTTAttattcaacattttttaatgatatttttttgaattatggatgggaataattaattacttaattaccATTCATAAATATATACTGAGAAGACATGAGGGATGGGCCTCCACAAATTTATGGATGGTGTTTGGAGCAGGGAAAGGAAGGGAATTAAATGATAGGAAAGGAGTGATTGGTTGgtgggaaaaacaaaaaaaggaaaaagcacATGGCGTTAACAGAGGGTAATTAGTGGTGAATTAATTGGGGAATTTTTTCTGATGGGCAAattatgggttttttttatgGTGGCCACGTCAGACAAATTAAgtgaaaagtgaaagaaaaagaaaaagaaaaagaaaaagaattccaAATTCCAAACTATTAATTGCTTCCATAATTTTACTATCTCATGTGAAAGCCCTTTATGTCACatcaaattatatatgtttctttaagcaaatgaaaataaaatgaagtggACAAAACATGAGTGGAAACAACAATCTCCATAGCCCacaacacaaaaagaaaaaatggaagacaCCCACAATATAGCAGACAGTAATTATAGCAAAAAAGACACAAAATGTTGGTGCATTTTCACAGTAGATGGCTCAAAAATCATCCACAGCGAGGTCCACCCAAGTTAGGTGGTCTCAACCAATCACCCATAAACAGGAGAGAATTGATGGGTCAAGAAGCCAACTCCATCTACCATCTGGCCCTACCATAGGGATAGGCTGAAAACTTCTgtccatatatatatgcaaactctccctatatatatatatatatagactttgGTCTCTACCAGAGCTGCTCTCTCGCTGTTAAAGTTGCACCCTCATGAAGGAAACACTAAGGTACTTAGCAGGTCTTGCAGGCCCAAGTGGGTATGGCTCCAATTCAACTGCTGAGCAAGTTACGGAAGATTGTTCTCTTCCTTCTCAGCTGACTGCTATAATCACTGGTTTGTCTCTAACCAtggaaaaatacaaagaaatcaAACTTTCTAGTAATGTATCAGTTTCTTTTCTGTTTGGATCCCAAGAGTTTCTCCAATGAGTGCTTTAATCTTCCTACAGTGTGTCGAATCTAAAATCTTTAATGGGGTTTTGAGGGAATTTCCCAAGAAGTTGCTtactatgttttttttcttagcctttcttgaatgaaaacattttccCCGGATGTTTTTGGGTGATGTGTATATATGTGTGTACTTCTCCCTCCAATCAGAATCCCTACTTGTATTTAATAATGGTTCCTTTTCACCACAGACTTACAGTACGTACTATGGTTTTGTCCTTTCCTGAATAGTTTTCCCCTCATTGGTTCTCTAATGATATCCTCTTCAGTAGTACAAGGTTTCATCTGGTTCTTGAAttctaaaattaaggaaaattgtGTCGAATTCTGATGTTGTGGGTTTGATATTGAAGGGGCCACGTCGGGCATAGGGGCGGAGACGGCGAGAGTGATGGCTAAAAGAGGGGTGAGAGTGATCATTCCGGCGAGGGACTTGAAGAAAGCAGGTGAAATGAAGGAGAAAATCCAGAAGGAGAGCCCAAAGGCTGAGGTTATAGTGTTGGAGATTGATCTCAGCTCATTTGCCTCCATCAAGAGGTTCTGCTCTGAGTTCTTATCTCTAGGACTCCCCCTACACATCCTCATGTGAGTTATGTCGCATCATTCTCCATTCATGTCCCATTTCTCTGATGTATACTTTTTTTCGATCTGATGAACTCACATCTTTATATATTAAAGATATCAATAAAGGAGATCACGATATAAAGATACAAACAAATTAGACCGGTATATAATTAGTCCCGGGTATATAGATCCAAATATGCACATGTGGGCTATTACGTTTTTAGTACTTATCGATACTATAATAAAGTTCCATGTATTTGAAGAAGCAATATAAACAACTAATGGGGAGGAAAATGACTTTTGCAGAAACAATGCAGGAAAGTTCTCTCACAAGTTGGAGTTTTCTGAAGACAAAATTGAGATGTCATTTGCTACAAATTACTTAGGTAAATCTCCCAACTTTGCTCTGCTTTAGAGTTACAATTTGGGCCGGGTGGTCCTGGGCCAGGGACTGACTTTTGTGGGGAAGAATAAATGACATCTGTCTGAATTAATTCTTTGGGCAGGGCATTTTTTACTAACAGAGTTGTTGATAGAGAAGATGGTAGAGACAGCAGCACAAACAGGCATACAGGGAAGGATAATCAATGTTTCTTCGGTAATTCACAGCTGGGTGAAGAGAGATGGCTTTCGCTTCAACCAGATGCTTAACCCAAAAAAGTAAATTACTTTCcttaattatatcaaatatatatatatatatatatatatatatatatatatatatatatatatatatatatatatatatatatatatatatatatatgtttttccGTACTCCCATCTCATTATATTGTTTAATCACAACGGGTGCAGCTACAATGGCACTAGAGCCTATGCACAGTCCAAACTAGCCAACATATTGCATGCCAAGGAGCTGGCAAGACAGCTTAAGGTAGAGAGCTAAGTCTCCCCTTTAATGGggattcttcaattttctcaacaaccaaacaaggATAAATGTTGTGTAATGTTACATTGCAGGCAAGAAATGCAAGAGTGACAATCAATGCAGTGCACCCAGGAATTGTGAAGACAGGGATCATCAGAGATCACAAAGGCTTTATCACAGGCAAGAATTCATCATTCATTcacaattttagaaaaaatataaaatggaagagaagagaagaggacAAGAGTCAAGACTAATGATATGTTTATGAATATGTGCTGCAGATTCTCtgtttttcatagcatcaaaGCTACTAAAATCGACCTCTCAGGTAATGTTGTCATCCACATTACCTTATATGATGAGTGAGTTATGAAGTTAAGAATTAAGATAGAGATGAAGGAAGGGAGTTTGGGGTTTAAGCTAAAGCTAAAGGGGGGTGCTGATGTTTTTGTGGGTGGATGGGCGCAGGGAGCATCAACGACATGCTACGTAGGACTGAGTAGGAAGACAGAAGGAGTGAGTGGAAAGTACTATGCAGACTGCAACGAGTGTAGCTGCTCAAGCATGGCAAATGATGAAAGTGAAGCACACAACCTATGGAGGCAGAGCCGTGCATTGATCCACAGACGGTTGCGTCTACCAGCTGCTGCTGCCTGAGACTTGGACTTGAGATGTGTCCTTTTTCTTCTGTATAACTCTATACATAACAGGaactcatctctctctctctctctctctctctctgtacatatttttttttacatatacgTATATAATGTGTACAAGGCATTGGCATTTAGTGGTCAAGTACAAAGTAATAAAGGAACAGTCAGTATTGTCCTCCCAATGTCTCTCTCTCTGTAGGGTCGGGAGGTTGGGATTGGGCTTGGTACCGTAGTCGAAAAGGGATTATCTCATCAAAATCTGACCTCCTATGGCAAGTTGCCTTCCcgtttttccatttttccatcATTTGTTATAcctaaagagaaaaataaaaataaaaacaaaaaatggtgaCAATATTTTGGCCTAAGAAATTTTGgcattaatttgtttaatttttgagtttaaagatattttttataaattattagattggttaataaattcaacataagtattcaaaatttgttagtttagaaagaaaatttgaaagtcTTTAggataataaactaaaatttgaatatgagtAAACACATATAAGTATGTATTAATAATCcacattctttttttattaaattacttttggAATACAGTAGGAAATAAATAGGACTCTTAGGAGCCTAGAATCCTAACTAAGTGAGACCCTTAGTAACTTGGAATCCTAACTAagtgaagagaaaaaatagtaactaaagagaaaaaataggaaaggtCCTAACTACTCCAAGTTTGTTATTGGATTTTATTGAAGGAAAACTTAAAAATCCTAACTAACTTCCTAACTTTCTTCTAACACCTcacctcaagttggagcatAGATGTCAATCATGCCCAACCGACTAACAAGAAATTCAAAGTTTGGTCAACACAGTCCCTTCATTAAATTGCCAGTAGTTTGCTACATGGTAGGAACGAATGACATGAAAATAAGTCTTGctttaagtttttcttttatcaagtGTTTATCAATCTCGATGTGCTTGGTTATGTTGTATTGCACTGGGTTGTGAGTTATGCTTATAACTCAtttgttgtcacaatacaaCTTTATAGTTATGTTTATTGGTTGCTTCAACTCTTCAAGTACTCGTTGAAACCATATGATTTCACACACTCCATAACTCAACCTCTACTCTGCTTCAAGCTACTACATTTTGCCTTTTGCCCCTTCATGTAACCAGATTTCCCAAATGTAAACTTTCTATATGTCACAGACCTTACCCAATCTACATCTATGTAGACTTTAATTGTCTATTGTTCGCCCTTCTTGAAAAGTAAAACTTTTTTTTGGAGAGCTCTTCAAGTATCTCAATATTTGATAAGCAACTTCAAGATGCTCTTTACTTGGAGAATGTATAAATTGACTCACCATACCAATGGAAAATGCAATGTTAGTCCATGTATGAGACAAACAAATCAATTTTCCCACTAATCTTTGGTACTGAGTCGTATCTACAGGAGCCCCTTGCTTGTTATCTCTAAGGTTTTTGTTAGGATCAATTGGTGTGTCTGTAGGTTTGCAACCACTCATCCTAGTCTCTTTGAGTAGATCTAggatatatttttgttgtgagACCATAATCCATTTTTTAGATCGAGCTACCTCCATTCTAAGAAAATAGCTCAAGGATCCCAAGTCTTTGATCTCAAATTCTACTACTAGACAAGTCTTCAACTGATTCATCTCATTCTCATCATCACTCGTGAGTATGATATCATCTACATACACTAGAAAAATAGTCAATTTTCCATCTCTTGAATGCTTGATGAACATAGTGTGATCGGTTTGAGCTTGACTATACCTTTGTCTTTTTACCGATCGAGTAAATTtttcaaaccatgctctcggtgattgtttaagaccatataatgatttttttaacctATACACCTTTGATCTAAACCCTTATTCAAACCTCGATGGAGGATCCATTTAGACTTCTTATTCCAAACCTCCATTAAAGAAAACATTCTTGATGTCCAATTGTTATAAAGGTCAATCCAAGGTTGCTACAAGTGACAAGAGTATTCTTACATTATTTAGCTTCTCCACAAGTGCAAAAGTTTCCAAGCAGTCAATGCCATAGGTTTGTGTGAAACCTTTGGCCACCAATCTCGTTTTATACCTCTCTTACGTCCCATCTAACTTGTATTTGGTGGTGAACACCCATTTGCAGCCGACTGTGATTTTTCTTCTCGGTAGGTTTTCAATTTCCCATGTCTTATTTTTCTCAAGTACTCTTATCTCCTCAAGTACCACATTCATCCACTCTGGAACTCGCAAAACATCTTGTACACTCTTTGGAATCTTTACACGAGAAAGTTAAGaagtgaaaatagaaaaagatgATGAAAGATTTTTGTAAGACACAAATCTGGACATTGGATGATTGGTACAAGACTTGTTTCCTTTATGGATTTGGATTGCTGTGAGTAcatataaatcattaaatgaCTCATTTGGAGAATTGGAGCAAAGCTGAGAAATTTTATCTAACACAGTTTGAGAATTACCTGAAAACTCTTGAACTTGACTTGGATTGGATTCATGACTTGATAGAGAAGcattgatttcttttatttgatttggatACTTCCTCTCATAAACTATTCCAAAGATTTTAGACttgttttcctccattttcGATGCCAACAGGATTGTGATTTTATGATGGCTTTAGAGATTGACCAAAACCTATTTCACTGGACACataagttattttttctatttgattaGGATTAGATTtagtttcaaaattaaaatttgagttagaatttgttgtttcaaaaaactaatcaaatttTCCTAAATTAGAATCTTTACAGTGGTTTCAAAGTTTGaaagatttttaatttcttttaagagTAAAAACTCTATTAGTAATTGGAAAGACATCACAAATTTTCTGGTGAAGTTTGAAAAAACCtagaaattttgaatctttcgaatcttcatttctttctctctcctcctaAAGATGGGCAGTAAAAACcagttagttttaaaaaaagaaagaaacatccCTGGTAacaaacatttgaaaaaaaaattggatcaTAACATTTGTAccttttttatttggtgaaaaactCATGAAAACACACTTTCTAACCCTATGATCTAGTTTACCATTCCTTTTTCCATGGTCATGAATAAAAATAGtacatccaaatatttttaaaggtaAAGAAGATGTAAGCCTAAATGTAAGGTAAACGTTTTGAAAAACTTCTAACAATGGCTTGAACCCCAAGATTTTTTAAGGAACTTTGTTAATGAGATAAGTGGTCGTAAGAATTGCTTCACCCCAAAGATATTTGGGAACATTATCTGTAAAAAGTAATGCTCGTGCAACTTCTAAaaggtgtttattttttattttggctattccattttgttgtgggtaTCGTTACAAGAACTTTGATGAACAATGCTTTTTTTCAAGATAAATTTGCCCCAAAATCTTGTTAAAATACTCCTTACCATTGTCGCTTCTAAAAACCTTGATTTTTTCATGACATTGTGTTTGCACcatggtataattttttatttttttaaaaaaaaaatactatccacttcatatttttctttaagcaAATAAACTCAACTGACCATAGTGTGATCATCAATGAACGtgacaaacaatttttttctaaaaactgtAGAAACACATAaaggaccccacacatcactttGTATTAACAAAAATGGAATAGAGAGTTTATAAGGTTGTGGTAGATAAGAAGCATGATGTTGTTTTGCTAAAGCACAAATCtcacattaaaatgaaaatgaaattttatttttaaataaatttggaaataagtACTTCAAATATTGGAAACTTAGGTGACCTAATCTATAATGCCACAACATTATTTCACTATCACTAGAAACAAAAATAGACTCAAAATAGGTACTCTGGACTTGTTTACTTGAATTCATtccatcttaaaaaaaatagagt is part of the Vitis riparia cultivar Riparia Gloire de Montpellier isolate 1030 chromosome 17, EGFV_Vit.rip_1.0, whole genome shotgun sequence genome and harbors:
- the LOC117904883 gene encoding short-chain dehydrogenase TIC 32 B, chloroplastic isoform X2, producing the protein MKETLRYLAGLAGPSGYGSNSTAEQVTEDCSLPSQLTAIITGATSGIGAETARVMAKRGVRVIIPARDLKKAGEMKEKIQKESPKAEVIVLEIDLSSFASIKRFCSEFLSLGLPLHILINNAGKFSHKLEFSEDKIEMSFATNYLGHFLLTELLIEKMVETAAQTGIQGRIINVSSVIHSWVKRDGFRFNQMLNPKNYNGTRAYAQSKLANILHAKELARQLKARNARVTINAVHPGIVKTGIIRDHKGFITDSLFFIASKLLKSTSQGASTTCYVGLSRKTEGVSGKYYADCNECSCSSMANDESEAHNLWRQSRALIHRRLRLPAAAA
- the LOC117904883 gene encoding short-chain dehydrogenase TIC 32 B, chloroplastic isoform X1 produces the protein MKETLRYLAGLAGPSGYGSNSTAEQVTEDCSLPSQLTAIITGATSGIGAETARVMAKRGVRVIIPARDLKKAGEMKEKIQKESPKAEVIVLEIDLSSFASIKRFCSEFLSLGLPLHILINNAGKFSHKLEFSEDKIEMSFATNYLGHFLLTELLIEKMVETAAQTGIQGRIINVSSVIHSWVKRDGFRFNQMLNPKKCSYNGTRAYAQSKLANILHAKELARQLKARNARVTINAVHPGIVKTGIIRDHKGFITDSLFFIASKLLKSTSQGASTTCYVGLSRKTEGVSGKYYADCNECSCSSMANDESEAHNLWRQSRALIHRRLRLPAAAA